The Flexistipes sp. genomic interval TGATATTTCTTCAGGCTTTATGTTAAGTGATTTAAGCTGACTTTTGTAAAAATCAACATTCTCATAGGCTCTGTTTACTGTAGACTGTAGTCTTTCCAGTTGCAGCTGCTTTATATCATCCAAAGGCATAGTCTGTTCTTCTTTTTGCCACAGAAGCATTTGATCACCTCTCCCACTTTTCTTTGTATTCTTTTCCCAGATAGGCTCTTTTGATTTCATTGTCATCCTTCAATTCACTGCTTTTACCCTGCAAAACAATTTTGCCGTTTTCCAGTACATAGCCTCTGTCAGCATATTTTAGAGCAACTGAGGCATTCTGCTCCACCAGGAAAATTGTAAGACCGTTTTCTTTCAGCTTTGTTAATTTTTCGTATACATTTTTTATAACAAGAGGAGCCAGCCCCATTGAAGGCTCATCCATTAAAAGGAGTTTCGGATCACTCATCAGTGCCCTGCCAATGGCCAGCATCTGCTGTTCTCCGCCGGAAAGCATCCCGGCTAACTGTTTGTTTCTTTCCTTAAGAATTGGAAAAAGATCGAGGACAAATTCCATCTGCCTGTTCTTTATTTTTGATGATTTTTGATATCCGCCCATTTCAAGGTTTTCATGAACACTCATATTCGGAAATACACGTCTGCCTTCCGGGACAAGACTGATTCCCATTTTTACTTTTTTCTTGGTGGGAAGACCGGTAATTGTTTTGTCTTGAAAAACAATTTCACCGCTTTTCGGCGGAACGATATTTAAAATCCCGTTTAAAAGTGATGTTTTTCCTGCACCGTTTGAACCAATTAGTGAAACAAATTCCTTCTCTTTAACATGAATGGAAATGTTATTTAAAGCTCTTACGGCTCCATAATATATATTAAGTGAGGAAACTTTAAGCATCCGAGTCTCCCAGGTAAGCTTTTATAACTTCCTCATTACTCCTTATTTCTCCGTAGCTGCCGTTGGCAATCACTTTTCCGTAATTAAGGCATATGACATTATCAGCCAGATTAGATACGAAATTCATGTCATGTTCCACCATAAATATTGTCATATTTTT includes:
- a CDS encoding ABC transporter ATP-binding protein — encoded protein: MLKVSSLNIYYGAVRALNNISIHVKEKEFVSLIGSNGAGKTSLLNGILNIVPPKSGEIVFQDKTITGLPTKKKVKMGISLVPEGRRVFPNMSVHENLEMGGYQKSSKIKNRQMEFVLDLFPILKERNKQLAGMLSGGEQQMLAIGRALMSDPKLLLMDEPSMGLAPLVIKNVYEKLTKLKENGLTIFLVEQNASVALKYADRGYVLENGKIVLQGKSSELKDDNEIKRAYLGKEYKEKWER